One Edaphobacter flagellatus genomic region harbors:
- a CDS encoding TonB-dependent receptor: protein MLSFARPYVLAAVLPALTITISIRAQERAELTGQNERQSLTALSGSVIDSGNAAIVGAQIELRSAQGTQQRATTDQQGHFALRQLSSGSYEIVITHEGFQETRQRVTIVAGTSVALTFKMLVSTLTQSVTVEAQAGLATETPVSQTQAQVSREDFKNSPATTIADVISLVPGVTFVQGNGPRDVAVSVRGSSTRQTYGVRNVQVFEDGFPVTQPDGLARTDLTDPHAYSSIDVVEGPSSALYGNYASGGAINFHTRSGSEIQGVEIGADFGSFGYYNDYIAYGVGNERYQLSAFVSNVRADQATVNNQYNTVTANILATFAATPRDRMTFKFINNDLDTNLSIRLSLAQYRLNPYQLDCQTYSAAFATNGCGSVSVYANGYNGTRVSLGAAQAGLNRHDRRTIVGARYEHDLTANTTWQTQFVWDNRDANQPTSASAYRGTLPSFNVASNVLRHGLTAGRQSTTLAGGFFNYENINSQSSNLMPGGGATLGGATQTVVGSHLNTGFHLREEMALAERWTLVAGLGAEYTSLSAIANNFTYPVGGTPTISPVPANRTFFNVAPEVGVQFHPDHVWRIHARLGMGYGTPQATQLFTNAQGQFGNNTTLKTQRNIGVDGGADWSLSSRLQLSAALFYEWFHNEQVTQSPGVNLQSFTFNAPASAHRGVQASVDWHPMPVALSGLRLRASYTYDNQIYTNYTEQITTGSFSNSFSRNGNRIPGVQPHFLNGRIVYDQPHGKLRGFGGYLETNWRDAYSLDNANLLSAAGYTLLNLSTHYDPPAGHGALSRLRFFFDMQNLADKTYIASAGNITNSLNSMGQQNGAAVLATTTGSIYAGTPRASYGGVRVRF from the coding sequence ATGTTAAGTTTTGCCCGACCTTACGTGCTGGCTGCTGTCTTGCCAGCTCTGACGATCACCATTTCTATTCGCGCTCAGGAGAGGGCTGAGCTTACGGGTCAGAATGAGCGGCAGTCCCTTACGGCTCTAAGCGGCAGTGTAATCGACTCAGGTAACGCGGCCATCGTTGGAGCACAGATCGAACTGCGCTCTGCTCAAGGAACTCAACAAAGAGCGACAACAGATCAACAAGGCCATTTCGCTCTTCGCCAGCTATCTTCTGGTAGCTACGAAATTGTGATCACACATGAAGGCTTCCAGGAGACGCGGCAACGCGTAACCATAGTGGCCGGTACCAGTGTCGCATTGACGTTCAAAATGCTGGTCTCCACACTCACGCAAAGTGTCACCGTTGAAGCTCAGGCGGGATTGGCGACAGAAACACCCGTTAGTCAGACACAAGCTCAGGTAAGTCGTGAGGACTTCAAGAACTCTCCGGCAACAACCATCGCCGATGTTATCAGCCTGGTGCCCGGAGTAACCTTCGTACAAGGTAATGGTCCGCGTGATGTAGCTGTCTCGGTGCGTGGGTCAAGCACGCGACAGACGTACGGAGTTCGCAACGTTCAGGTCTTTGAGGACGGGTTTCCCGTGACGCAGCCCGACGGCTTGGCGCGAACCGATCTCACAGACCCGCACGCCTATAGCAGCATTGACGTTGTCGAAGGTCCATCATCAGCGCTGTATGGGAACTATGCGTCCGGCGGTGCAATTAACTTCCACACACGGAGCGGCAGCGAGATTCAGGGCGTAGAAATTGGCGCTGACTTTGGCAGCTTTGGATACTACAACGACTACATCGCCTATGGCGTCGGGAATGAGCGCTATCAACTTTCGGCCTTTGTGAGCAATGTCCGAGCTGACCAGGCCACGGTCAATAATCAATACAACACGGTCACGGCTAACATCCTCGCAACCTTTGCAGCGACGCCTCGTGATCGGATGACCTTCAAGTTCATCAACAACGATCTCGACACAAACCTGTCCATTCGACTATCGCTGGCTCAATACCGTCTGAACCCATATCAGCTGGACTGCCAAACCTACAGCGCGGCCTTTGCGACAAATGGCTGCGGCAGTGTCAGCGTGTATGCGAACGGATACAACGGTACGAGAGTGTCATTGGGTGCCGCACAGGCCGGACTCAATCGCCATGACCGTCGTACGATCGTCGGCGCGCGGTACGAGCATGACCTCACGGCAAACACCACATGGCAGACACAATTTGTTTGGGACAACCGTGATGCTAATCAGCCGACCAGTGCCTCCGCCTATCGAGGAACACTGCCATCCTTCAATGTCGCAAGCAATGTGCTTCGTCATGGACTGACCGCTGGGCGACAATCCACCACACTTGCGGGCGGCTTCTTCAATTATGAAAACATCAACTCACAAAGCTCCAACCTCATGCCGGGTGGAGGAGCCACACTCGGTGGAGCGACGCAGACCGTTGTCGGAAGCCATCTCAACACCGGATTTCATCTTCGTGAGGAGATGGCGCTTGCGGAGAGGTGGACGCTCGTCGCCGGTCTCGGCGCTGAATATACCAGCCTGAGCGCCATCGCCAACAACTTCACGTATCCAGTCGGGGGAACACCGACCATCTCTCCGGTTCCAGCAAACCGCACCTTCTTCAACGTTGCTCCAGAAGTGGGTGTTCAGTTTCATCCCGATCATGTCTGGCGCATTCATGCCCGGTTGGGTATGGGATATGGAACACCCCAGGCCACCCAACTCTTTACAAATGCACAGGGGCAGTTCGGCAATAACACCACGCTCAAAACACAGCGCAACATCGGTGTGGATGGCGGTGCCGATTGGTCGCTTAGCTCTAGACTGCAACTTTCCGCGGCTCTGTTCTACGAATGGTTCCACAACGAACAGGTGACGCAGTCTCCCGGGGTGAACCTTCAGAGCTTCACCTTCAATGCACCGGCATCCGCCCATCGCGGCGTTCAGGCAAGCGTGGATTGGCACCCGATGCCTGTCGCACTTTCCGGTCTGCGTCTCCGCGCTTCCTACACGTATGACAATCAGATATATACCAACTACACCGAGCAGATCACTACGGGAAGCTTCAGCAACAGCTTCTCCCGTAACGGCAATCGTATTCCGGGTGTGCAGCCACACTTTCTAAATGGACGCATTGTCTACGATCAACCGCACGGTAAACTGCGTGGTTTTGGTGGGTATCTGGAAACGAACTGGAGAGATGCATACTCATTGGACAATGCAAACCTGCTTTCTGCGGCAGGTTATACGTTACTCAACCTGAGCACGCACTACGACCCTCCCGCAGGACACGGAGCCCTCTCTCGTCTCAGGTTCTTTTTCGACATGCAGAATCTCGCGGACAAGACTTACATCGCCTCCGCGGGAAATATCACGAACAGTCTGAACAGTATGGGCCAGCAAAATGGCGCAGCGGTTTTGGCCACCACTACTGGATCAATTTACGCTGGCACACCACGCGCCTCCTATGGCGGCGTGCGGGTGCGGTTCTGA
- a CDS encoding TetR/AcrR family transcriptional regulator, giving the protein MTPNSTREHLIEVGQKLMRRYGYNATGLSDILKAADVPKGSFYHHFDSKEDFAKAALDKYRDSLAERTAAALNNSKVAPLKRLKGLFTDLIKTSGHSGPIPGCMLGRFSLEIATDHPQLREQLSTGFSNWQRAITAVLQQAVAQKELPASTNPELLAGFVVNSWEGALLRSQAEKSDAPLQTFMEYIFDVLLKKR; this is encoded by the coding sequence ATGACACCCAATTCGACACGCGAACACCTGATTGAAGTAGGGCAGAAGCTAATGCGTCGATATGGATACAATGCAACGGGGCTAAGCGACATTTTGAAGGCTGCGGATGTGCCGAAAGGTTCCTTCTATCATCATTTTGACAGCAAGGAAGATTTTGCCAAAGCAGCGTTGGATAAGTATCGCGACAGCCTCGCGGAGCGGACCGCAGCAGCTCTGAATAATTCGAAGGTCGCTCCACTGAAACGTTTAAAGGGTCTCTTCACAGATTTGATTAAAACTTCCGGTCACAGCGGACCAATCCCCGGATGCATGCTGGGCCGTTTCAGTTTAGAGATTGCTACAGATCATCCTCAGTTGAGGGAACAGCTCAGCACGGGATTTTCAAACTGGCAACGTGCAATCACGGCTGTGCTTCAACAGGCAGTTGCGCAGAAGGAACTTCCCGCAAGTACAAATCCTGAGTTATTAGCGGGTTTCGTGGTCAACAGTTGGGAGGGGGCGTTGTTGCGCTCACAGGCTGAAAAGAGCGATGCGCCTCTTCAAACATTCATGGAATACATATTCGACGTGCTCTTGAAAAAGCGCTAA
- a CDS encoding VOC family protein, which produces MSSELNMDMKLEAVVIPVSDVDRAKEFYSRLSWRLDADFRFENGFRLIQFTPPGSGASVQFGTKITSATPGSAQGLYLVVSDIAAARSELAARGVEISEVFHPEAPGAQFRAGQTDARIAGAAPNRASYGSFATFNDPDGNTWLLQEVTNRLPGRITSETSYKSADDLTQALIRAAKAHGQHEQRIGQADPEWPVWYAEYMIREQAGKELPR; this is translated from the coding sequence ATGAGCAGCGAACTCAATATGGATATGAAGCTCGAAGCAGTTGTCATTCCGGTTTCAGACGTCGATCGTGCGAAAGAGTTTTACTCACGACTAAGCTGGCGGCTCGATGCGGACTTCCGTTTCGAGAACGGGTTTCGCTTGATTCAGTTCACACCGCCAGGCTCAGGAGCTTCGGTTCAGTTCGGCACGAAGATTACTTCGGCTACACCGGGCTCTGCGCAGGGTCTTTATCTGGTGGTCTCGGACATCGCAGCAGCACGCAGCGAGCTTGCTGCCCGTGGTGTTGAAATCAGCGAAGTGTTTCATCCGGAAGCGCCGGGTGCACAATTCCGAGCTGGGCAAACCGATGCACGCATTGCTGGTGCTGCACCAAATAGAGCAAGCTATGGATCGTTTGCAACATTCAACGATCCAGACGGCAATACCTGGTTATTGCAGGAAGTCACAAATCGGCTTCCGGGACGTATCACCAGCGAGACGAGTTATAAGTCGGCAGACGATCTGACCCAGGCACTTATTCGTGCAGCAAAAGCACATGGACAGCACGAACAAAGAATTGGACAAGCCGACCCTGAGTGGCCTGTCTGGTACGCCGAGTATATGATCCGAGAGCAAGCGGGTAAGGAATTGCCTCGGTAA
- a CDS encoding NHL domain-containing protein, protein MQSRIRLKLHWLAIGLATFAALFASSRVYAQGSPISNVQAITAPLAAPAQVAYDAAGNLYIADLNNNVIRKVNVAGVITTVAGTGEQGFSGDGGAATSASLDSPAGVAIDPSGNIYIADTHNQRIRKVSGGTITTIAGTGIAGFSGDGGSGTSATLSNPTALALDASGNLYIADTDNHRIRRISGTTITTVAGNGEQFFSGDNAAATAAGLDSPNGVAIDAAGNLYIGDTHNQRVRVVNTSGTITTLAGNSSKAYAGDGGAATASSLARPRGLSVDAQGNIYVADSDNNRIRFIANTGTISTVAGNGSQGYAGDGGPAINATLDTPRTPAVQSPGVFALSDTNNNLVRGVGVDGTIRTIAGVPPGTGGGVVLPGESLTLTGAPSVAYASGTLTAIFTNSNQIATGNVSLIDGAGSTPVATAALTSNVATIDVSALSAGTHNLTVAYAGDGQNPAITSSVFVLTVTPLPVTATASSVTILYGQSIPVITGTLTGVLPRDTNNVAAVFSTSATQTSTVGQYPITVALTGSAAGNYTVSLASSSGNLSIGKAASAITLSSSNIAPYLGAPVTLTAKVASTTTGTPTGNVVFYDGTTLLATTAVNAAGSAIFTSSSFAAGNHSITAVYGGDANFTGSSSSAALESVGPAPDFTFSASGVASVSVNPGQAATYNFTVQSQGGPFTSPITLTASGLPAGATAVFSPASLTLGSTPTSFSLAIQTSNVAAANTTSSSARWPQVSFSAVFFLLPLLRRKQVRAMVSKRLLAIAFVLLASGAVLGLAGCGDGGFFPQSQKTYTITVTATGTNSINATVQHTTTVTLVVQ, encoded by the coding sequence ATGCAATCTCGAATTCGATTGAAGCTTCATTGGCTGGCAATTGGGCTAGCTACTTTTGCAGCCCTGTTTGCAAGCTCGCGTGTTTACGCGCAAGGCAGTCCCATTAGCAATGTGCAGGCAATAACGGCACCATTGGCTGCTCCGGCACAAGTCGCTTATGACGCTGCCGGCAATCTCTACATTGCCGATCTCAACAATAACGTCATCCGTAAGGTGAATGTTGCCGGTGTTATCACCACGGTTGCCGGTACGGGGGAGCAGGGATTTTCCGGCGATGGAGGCGCAGCGACAAGTGCATCGCTCGACTCTCCCGCAGGAGTCGCTATCGATCCGTCTGGCAATATTTACATTGCAGATACTCATAACCAGCGCATCCGAAAAGTGAGTGGCGGCACGATCACCACGATTGCGGGGACAGGTATAGCGGGATTTTCCGGTGATGGCGGCTCGGGCACTTCAGCAACGTTGAGTAATCCCACCGCGCTCGCGCTCGATGCAAGCGGCAACCTTTATATTGCGGATACCGACAACCATCGCATCCGACGGATCAGCGGAACTACGATTACGACTGTTGCAGGAAATGGAGAGCAATTCTTTTCTGGCGACAACGCGGCTGCAACGGCAGCGGGGCTCGACTCTCCAAATGGTGTTGCGATCGATGCCGCCGGCAATCTCTACATCGGCGACACTCACAATCAGCGGGTACGAGTCGTAAACACCTCCGGCACTATTACGACGTTGGCCGGAAACAGCAGCAAAGCCTATGCGGGTGATGGTGGAGCGGCAACCGCTTCTTCTCTTGCTCGCCCAAGAGGTCTCAGCGTCGATGCGCAGGGCAACATTTATGTTGCGGATAGTGACAACAACCGCATCCGCTTTATTGCGAATACAGGAACAATTTCAACTGTTGCTGGAAACGGATCGCAGGGATATGCCGGAGATGGCGGTCCCGCAATCAATGCAACCCTCGACACACCTCGGACACCCGCAGTGCAGTCTCCGGGAGTCTTTGCTCTGTCGGACACCAACAATAACCTCGTCCGTGGAGTCGGGGTCGATGGCACCATTCGGACCATTGCCGGAGTTCCTCCAGGCACGGGCGGAGGGGTAGTTCTCCCCGGAGAATCGCTTACGCTGACTGGCGCACCCAGTGTCGCTTACGCCAGCGGAACGCTAACCGCCATCTTTACGAACAGCAATCAAATCGCGACTGGCAATGTCAGTCTGATAGACGGTGCGGGCTCAACCCCGGTTGCTACCGCGGCACTCACATCGAACGTTGCGACGATCGATGTTTCGGCGTTATCTGCAGGAACTCATAATCTGACTGTGGCTTATGCTGGCGACGGTCAGAATCCAGCTATTACCAGCAGCGTCTTTGTGCTTACGGTTACCCCGCTCCCGGTTACAGCAACGGCTTCAAGCGTGACGATATTGTATGGCCAATCCATCCCTGTCATTACGGGAACGCTCACCGGCGTCTTACCCAGGGATACCAATAACGTTGCAGCCGTTTTTAGCACTTCGGCGACACAGACATCGACGGTCGGCCAGTATCCCATCACTGTAGCGCTCACAGGTTCCGCGGCTGGCAACTATACCGTCAGTCTTGCTTCATCATCGGGCAATCTCTCGATCGGAAAGGCGGCCAGCGCGATCACGCTCAGCTCGTCCAACATAGCACCGTACCTGGGCGCTCCTGTCACACTCACGGCAAAAGTAGCTTCAACGACAACGGGGACTCCGACCGGTAATGTCGTCTTCTACGACGGAACCACACTGTTAGCTACGACTGCCGTCAACGCTGCAGGCTCTGCCATCTTTACATCGAGCTCGTTTGCTGCGGGGAACCACAGCATCACGGCCGTCTACGGCGGGGATGCAAACTTCACCGGCAGCAGCTCTAGCGCGGCGCTTGAAAGCGTTGGCCCCGCACCGGACTTCACCTTCAGTGCCAGCGGTGTAGCATCCGTATCCGTCAATCCTGGTCAAGCGGCGACTTACAACTTCACCGTACAGTCGCAGGGAGGACCGTTTACTTCTCCCATCACATTGACCGCATCAGGCTTGCCGGCAGGAGCAACAGCGGTATTCAGCCCTGCATCCCTCACGCTCGGCAGCACACCAACCTCTTTCAGTCTGGCGATCCAAACTTCAAATGTCGCTGCCGCAAACACGACATCGTCGTCTGCTCGTTGGCCTCAGGTCTCTTTTAGCGCGGTGTTCTTCTTATTGCCTTTGTTGCGCCGCAAGCAAGTCCGCGCAATGGTCTCGAAGAGGCTGCTTGCTATAGCGTTTGTGCTCCTTGCAAGTGGTGCCGTCCTCGGTCTGGCTGGCTGCGGTGACGGAGGCTTCTTCCCGCAATCGCAGAAAACTTACACCATCACGGTGACGGCTACAGGTACGAATTCCATCAACGCGACTGTGCAGCACACCACGACGGTCACACTGGTCGTTCAATAA
- the lspA gene encoding signal peptidase II, whose protein sequence is MPERYEYPATEFDEPKKKTGAASRHRYFPLLLAISAFVALADHLSKKFIVHHLPTGRAHTVIPGLLRITHVLNTGAAFSFLADSASPDLVLKGLILFSAAAVIIVGVLLLRSCDSLSLTSIALALILGGAIGNLYDRIVYHYVIDFIEVHIFHYHWPDFNFADSAIVIGACLLMIEIFRPQPEADASA, encoded by the coding sequence ATGCCCGAGCGTTATGAGTACCCAGCGACTGAGTTCGATGAGCCGAAGAAAAAAACCGGTGCAGCGAGCCGTCATCGTTACTTTCCTCTGCTGCTCGCTATCTCGGCCTTCGTCGCGCTGGCCGATCACCTGTCGAAAAAGTTCATCGTCCACCACTTGCCCACAGGACGAGCTCATACCGTCATCCCCGGTCTGCTACGCATCACACACGTGCTGAACACCGGCGCCGCCTTCAGCTTCCTTGCCGACTCGGCATCACCGGACCTTGTTCTCAAGGGGCTGATCCTCTTCTCAGCTGCCGCCGTTATCATCGTGGGCGTTCTGCTGCTGCGTTCCTGTGATTCGCTTTCACTGACGTCGATCGCGCTGGCACTGATCCTCGGCGGAGCTATCGGGAACCTCTACGATCGCATCGTCTACCACTATGTCATCGATTTCATTGAAGTCCATATCTTCCACTACCACTGGCCCGACTTCAATTTTGCAGACTCAGCCATCGTTATTGGGGCGTGCCTACTGATGATTGAGATCTTTCGACCGCAGCCGGAGGCTGACGCTTCCGCCTAG
- a CDS encoding SDR family NAD(P)-dependent oxidoreductase → MSAPKGTALITGASTGIGAVYADRLAKRGYDLILVARNEERLSESAARLKPTGRRIETIVADLTNKEDVQRVAERLSTDPAITALVNNAGLGSARKLLEEKIDALESMIYLNVTALTRLALAALPAFIARKNGLLINIASVVALAPDLLNGTYSGTKAYVVNFTLALKNELEGTGVTVQAVLPGATATPFWEKAGRPVEDFPAEFVMTAEDMVDASLAGLDQHELITIPALPDVADWEKYEMARKALGPNLSRQKPADRYGIQD, encoded by the coding sequence ATGTCAGCACCAAAAGGCACAGCACTGATCACAGGAGCATCCACCGGCATCGGCGCCGTTTATGCCGATCGCCTTGCAAAGCGCGGTTACGATCTGATTCTTGTTGCTCGCAACGAGGAGAGGCTCTCAGAGTCTGCCGCACGATTGAAGCCTACCGGCCGCAGAATTGAGACAATTGTGGCCGACCTGACCAACAAAGAGGACGTGCAGCGCGTAGCTGAACGCCTGAGTACTGATCCGGCGATCACGGCGCTCGTGAATAATGCCGGTTTGGGCAGCGCGCGAAAGCTTCTTGAGGAGAAGATAGATGCTCTGGAGTCGATGATCTATTTGAATGTCACCGCGTTGACGAGACTGGCCCTTGCTGCGCTGCCCGCATTTATCGCGCGCAAGAACGGTTTGCTCATCAACATTGCCTCGGTGGTGGCTCTTGCGCCGGATCTCTTGAACGGCACTTACAGTGGCACCAAGGCGTACGTCGTCAACTTTACCCTGGCGCTGAAGAACGAGTTGGAAGGCACCGGCGTGACCGTTCAGGCTGTACTGCCTGGAGCAACTGCAACGCCATTCTGGGAGAAGGCTGGCCGTCCGGTAGAGGATTTTCCGGCCGAGTTTGTGATGACGGCAGAGGATATGGTGGATGCGTCGCTTGCAGGCCTCGACCAACATGAATTGATCACCATTCCTGCTCTACCCGATGTCGCTGACTGGGAGAAATACGAAATGGCACGCAAAGCTTTAGGGCCGAATCTTTCACGCCAGAAACCGGCAGATCGTTATGGAATTCAAGACTGA
- a CDS encoding PepSY-associated TM helix domain-containing protein: MASHVNSTKQEQSRRLYRTIWRWHFYAGIFCIPLVIWLACTGSIYLFKPQIERYFDRPYDHLHMAGSRATPEAIAKAAVAAVADSSLHYYELPPSANAAVRVIVGVGKQEYRVYVHPQTLAILNVVNEDKRPMRILFYLHGELLAGRWGSYLVELAASWAIVLLLTGLYLWWPRQTERLAGVLWVRTSKGQRILWRDLHAVTGVWVSAFALFLILTGLPWAKGWGGCFKKIRQITGTSVARQDWNTSRAGELADRAAMNTNSLNIMDDMTAMEHSGHMGHIMHHMTSPDAYTPFNRLVPVAESLHLASPVEIMPAMKPGGTWTIKSDAQNRTLRDVIQANPSTGAIVSRQNFNQRLLLDRMVGIGVAAHEGQLFGLANQLLGLATAMGLVLLCISAAVMWWKRRQVGVLGAPIALARPRWSFALIAVVLALALYLPALMISLILTLLAERFVLSRIPVTRHWLGLISA, encoded by the coding sequence ATGGCTTCACACGTGAATTCTACGAAACAGGAACAGAGCCGACGCCTGTATCGCACAATCTGGCGGTGGCACTTCTATGCCGGAATCTTCTGCATCCCCCTTGTTATTTGGCTGGCATGCACGGGATCGATCTATCTCTTCAAGCCTCAGATCGAACGGTACTTTGATAGGCCTTATGACCATCTTCATATGGCCGGCTCACGAGCAACGCCGGAGGCCATCGCGAAGGCGGCCGTCGCTGCTGTTGCCGATTCCAGCTTGCATTACTATGAACTTCCGCCGAGCGCGAATGCTGCCGTGCGTGTCATCGTTGGCGTCGGGAAGCAGGAATATCGGGTGTATGTACATCCTCAAACCTTGGCGATCCTCAACGTCGTGAACGAAGACAAGCGTCCCATGCGCATCCTCTTCTATCTGCATGGCGAGCTGCTTGCCGGAAGATGGGGATCCTATCTGGTCGAACTGGCTGCTTCCTGGGCGATCGTGCTTCTACTCACCGGTCTTTACCTCTGGTGGCCGCGACAAACGGAAAGGCTTGCAGGAGTTCTTTGGGTGCGCACAAGCAAGGGGCAGCGCATCCTCTGGCGCGATCTTCACGCCGTGACCGGCGTTTGGGTGTCGGCCTTCGCCCTGTTCCTCATCCTGACCGGCTTACCGTGGGCAAAAGGCTGGGGAGGGTGCTTCAAGAAGATTCGTCAGATCACAGGTACTTCTGTCGCACGTCAGGATTGGAACACGAGCCGGGCCGGAGAACTCGCGGATCGAGCCGCCATGAACACGAACAGCCTCAACATCATGGATGACATGACAGCTATGGAACACTCCGGTCACATGGGGCACATAATGCACCACATGACCTCGCCCGATGCGTACACGCCCTTCAATCGTCTGGTTCCGGTTGCCGAGTCGCTGCATCTTGCCTCGCCGGTCGAGATCATGCCTGCGATGAAGCCCGGCGGTACATGGACAATTAAATCTGACGCGCAGAATCGAACCTTACGCGATGTCATCCAAGCCAATCCGAGCACGGGAGCAATCGTGAGTCGGCAAAATTTTAATCAGCGCCTGCTTCTCGATCGGATGGTGGGAATCGGTGTGGCAGCGCACGAAGGCCAGCTCTTTGGACTTGCGAATCAGCTTTTAGGGCTGGCTACTGCCATGGGGCTCGTTCTCCTCTGCATAAGCGCGGCGGTGATGTGGTGGAAACGGAGACAGGTCGGAGTGTTGGGAGCCCCTATTGCTCTTGCTCGTCCGCGATGGAGTTTTGCTCTGATCGCTGTAGTTCTTGCGCTCGCTCTTTATCTTCCCGCGTTAATGATCTCGCTGATTCTTACGCTGCTAGCGGAGAGATTTGTGCTCAGCCGTATTCCTGTAACACGACATTGGCTTGGGCTCATATCGGCATAA
- a CDS encoding DNRLRE domain-containing protein produces the protein MNRFGFVRVVLCLGMVLLGIHEASASDVPLSGDAHVNTAHASINYGTLSNLYVGNGNTAFLQFDLSALPAGTTSAQIARATLTVFVNRVNTAGSITVSPVTASWGEYSVTSANAPAVGSSIGSLPVAVAGQFVSIDVTAQVQSWLTSGTNFGLALTSSGANVLLDSKENDETGHSARLDVTIVSQGPQGPIGPVGAPGPIGPQGIQGIQGPVGATGPQGPVGPVGPQGPVGATGPAGSGINYRNTWSSSTIYNINDAVSYNGSSYIAIAGNFNVSPGSDPTVWTVLAAAGSAGATGATGATGPQGIQGPIGPAGPQGIQGVAGAGINYRNTWSSSTIYNINDAVSYNGSSYIAISGNFNVSPGSDPTVWTVLAAAGSAGATGATGPQGIQGPQGIQGLTGATGPAGPTGATGATGSIGPMGPSGPTGPQGPVGPAGPAGAGGAVLKDANSNTLGYLVSFDNVFNFTVENSGYVFQLGADGSFPTPQIYWTGPGCTGSAYLNDAKGGAGGRLIVGKRVIYSTAANSLYTMANPNSGGISTSVSFTSASIENPTCMASSGTVSGWLLTPTSPSTIGISASGTPLKASAPFQLP, from the coding sequence TTGAATCGATTCGGGTTCGTGCGAGTGGTTCTTTGCCTTGGTATGGTTCTTCTCGGTATTCATGAAGCCTCTGCCTCGGATGTGCCGTTGAGCGGTGATGCCCATGTGAACACAGCCCATGCGTCGATCAATTACGGGACTCTTTCCAATCTCTATGTTGGAAATGGCAACACAGCCTTCCTGCAATTTGATCTGTCGGCGCTGCCTGCGGGTACGACCTCGGCGCAGATAGCCCGTGCAACACTAACCGTTTTTGTGAACCGTGTTAATACAGCAGGCTCAATTACTGTTTCGCCTGTGACAGCGTCCTGGGGAGAGTACAGCGTCACCTCTGCGAACGCTCCTGCAGTTGGCAGCTCGATTGGCAGTCTCCCTGTGGCTGTTGCAGGGCAGTTCGTCTCTATCGACGTAACCGCGCAGGTTCAGTCGTGGCTTACATCAGGCACCAATTTTGGATTGGCACTGACGTCCAGCGGGGCCAATGTGCTTCTTGATAGCAAGGAGAATGACGAGACCGGGCATTCGGCACGTCTTGATGTAACGATCGTGTCGCAGGGACCGCAAGGACCGATTGGCCCAGTTGGAGCCCCCGGTCCTATTGGCCCACAAGGTATCCAAGGCATTCAAGGTCCGGTGGGAGCCACTGGTCCACAGGGTCCGGTTGGACCGGTGGGCCCACAAGGTCCAGTCGGAGCTACTGGTCCTGCTGGATCCGGAATCAACTATCGGAATACCTGGAGTAGTTCCACGATCTATAACATCAACGATGCTGTCTCCTATAACGGTTCCAGCTATATTGCAATTGCAGGAAACTTCAATGTTTCTCCGGGCTCTGATCCTACCGTATGGACGGTTTTGGCGGCCGCTGGAAGTGCAGGAGCTACGGGAGCAACAGGTGCGACCGGCCCGCAAGGTATTCAGGGACCCATAGGTCCTGCCGGTCCGCAAGGCATTCAAGGTGTCGCGGGCGCCGGGATCAACTATCGGAATACCTGGAGTAGTTCCACGATCTATAACATCAATGATGCTGTCTCCTATAACGGTTCCAGCTATATTGCGATTTCAGGGAACTTCAATGTTTCTCCAGGCTCTGACCCCACCGTATGGACGGTTTTGGCGGCTGCTGGTAGTGCAGGAGCTACGGGAGCAACCGGCCCGCAAGGTATTCAAGGTCCACAAGGAATTCAAGGCCTGACAGGTGCAACCGGTCCTGCTGGTCCGACAGGAGCAACAGGAGCCACCGGATCTATTGGTCCTATGGGACCTTCTGGCCCAACCGGCCCGCAAGGTCCAGTCGGTCCCGCTGGGCCGGCCGGCGCAGGCGGAGCGGTCTTGAAAGACGCCAATAGCAATACTTTGGGTTATCTGGTGTCATTCGACAACGTTTTCAATTTCACCGTAGAAAACTCCGGGTATGTATTCCAGCTTGGTGCCGATGGATCCTTTCCAACTCCGCAAATCTATTGGACTGGGCCAGGCTGCACTGGGTCGGCTTATCTTAACGACGCAAAGGGTGGTGCTGGCGGCCGGCTGATTGTAGGGAAGAGGGTGATTTACTCGACAGCAGCGAATTCGCTTTACACCATGGCGAACCCGAACTCCGGCGGGATCAGTACGTCAGTTTCTTTCACATCTGCCAGCATCGAAAATCCAACATGCATGGCGTCGAGTGGTACGGTGAGCGGCTGGCTTTTGACTCCGACCTCACCGTCCACGATTGGCATTAGTGCATCAGGAACGCCGCTCAAAGCGTCCGCTCCGTTCCAACTGCCATAA